Proteins encoded by one window of Vitis vinifera cultivar Pinot Noir 40024 chromosome 10, ASM3070453v1:
- the LOC100243556 gene encoding uncharacterized protein LOC100243556 — MISSIKQSTGSFTRCDFLPRRQRCVAKSDVVSVPSSANVQGFKCSAKPLYICSVEGFGSRSIGSKSSSVCRAYEAERSQPLDLNIELSDQEARSEAAQKLKIGIYFATWWALNVVFNIYNKKVLNAFPYPWLTSTLSLATGSLMMLISWAVRIAEPPKTDLDFWKTLFPVAVAHTIGHVAATVSMSKVAVSFTHIIKSGEPAFSVLVSRFLLGETFPVPVYFSLLPIIGGCALAAVTELNFNMTGFMGAMISNLAFVFRNIFSKRGMKGKSVGGMNYYACLSMLSLLILTPFAIAVEGPQMWAAGWQKAISQIGPNFIWWVAAQSVFYHLYNQVSYMSLDQISPLTFSIGNTMKRISVIVSSIIIFHTPVQPINALGAAIAILGTFLYSQSASPEKSRKKKMSSRPVPRRESPWGTPEGEHRQPKAHRCNDRAEDVIQVLVDFVEMGSVVFVSAGNNISRACFEGNPFKTVPGPFKLFWQCMRSKPGEEPTDPFHYLQLDPPKREVQLDIFIWMVCNLGFTAMNMSCLHKVFFLSQFLLSIVSVSCLIETLKQNLGGDPSLFPSNFLFGTASSSYQFEGAFLNDGKGLNNWDVFSHEPGNIRDGSTGDIAVDHYHRYLEDIDLMVSLGVNSYRFSISWARILPEGRFGEVNAAGIDYYNKLIDALVLKGLEPFVTLTHFDIPQELEDTFGGWLSPKLQEEFRYYADICFKTFGDRVKYWVTFNEPNIQVTAGYRSGSYPPSRCSSSYGNCTYGDSEKEPFVAAHNIILSHATVVDIYRRQYQEKQGGSIGIVLHAKWIEPFSNSTADKLAADRAQSFFMNWFLDPIIFGRYPEEMNTILGSILPEFSCNDRKKLNKALDFIGINHYTSLYAQDCIFSLCEPGKGASRTEGFCRQTPEKDGVSIGESTALAWLHVYPQGMEKMVTYVKERYSGIPMFITENGYVDENDPNSTIEEFLYDVKRVEYMAAYLDALSTAVRKGADVRGYFAWSLLDNFEWTYGYTKRFGLHHVDYGTLKRTPKLSATWYKLFIARYSLVKTLIVKEQ, encoded by the exons ATGATTTCTTCAATTAAACAATCAACTGGGTCTTTCACTCGTTGCGATTTCTTGCCCAGAAGGCAGCGGTGTGTGGCGAAATCGGATGTTGTTTCAGTGCCCAGTTCTGCAAATGTGCAGGGGTTTAAGTGTTCTGCAAAACCCTTGTACATTTGTTCGGTTGAAGGGTTTGGGTCCAGATCAATTGGTTCCAAGTCCAGTAGCGTTTGCAGGGCTTATGAGGCGGAACGATCGCAGCCTTTGGACCTCAACATTGAACTTTCGGACCAGGAGGCGCGATCGGAGGCTGCCCAGAAGCTTAAGATTGGTATTTATTTTGCGACTTGGTGGGCTCTGAATGTGGTGTTCAATATATACAACAAGAAGGTTTTGAACGCTTTTCCTTATCCTTGGCTCACCTCAACTCTGTCGCTCGCAACTGGGTCGCTGATGATGTTGATCTCCTGGGCTGTGAGGATCGCTGAACCGCCCAAGACCGATTTGGACTTCTGGAAAACCCTCTTTCCT GTTGCAGTAGCTCATACAATTGGTCATGTAGCAGCAACTGTTAGCATGTCAAAAGTTGCAGTTTCCTTCACCCACATCATCAAGAGTGGTGAGCCTGCTTTCAGTGTCTTGGTTTCAAGGTTTCTCTTAGGCGAGACCTTTCCGGTGCCGGTCTACTTCTCACTTCTGCCAATTATTGGAGGCTGCGCACTGGCTGCTGTCACTGAACTCAACTTCAATATGACTG GGTTTATGGGGGCTATGATTTCAAATCTGGCATTTGTGTTCCGGAACATATTCTCAAAGAGAGGGATGAAGGGGAAGTCTGTTGGGGGAATGAACTACTATGCCTGTCTTTCCATGTTGTCTCTCTTGATTCTCACACCTTTCGCCATTGCTGTGGAAGGGCCCCAGATGTGGGCGGCTGGCTGGCAAAAAGCTATCTCTCAGATTGGACCAAATTTCATATG GTGGGTGGCGGCTCAGAGTGTCTTCTATCACTTGTATAATCAGGTATCATACATGTCCCTGGATCAGATCTCTCCCTTGACGTTTAGCATAGGAAACACGATGAAGCGGATTTCTGTCATAGTCTCCTCCATAATCATCTTCCATACACCTGTTCAACCCATCAATGCCCTTGGAGCTGCCATTGCAATCCTTGGAACGTTTCTCTATTCGCAG TCAGCGTCGCCAGAGAAAtcaaggaagaagaaaatgagtagTCGACCAGTGCCGAGGAGAGAGAGCCCATGGGGAACACCAGAGGGAGAACATCGTCAACCCAAGGCCCATCGCTGCAACGATCGCGCCGAGGATGTTATTCAA GTTTTGGTTGATTTTGTAGAAATGGGCTCTGTTGTGTTTGTTTCAGCAGGAAATAATATTAGCAGG GCTTGTTTTGAAGGAAACCCATTTAAGACAGTACCAGGTCCTTTCAAGCTCTTCTGGCAGTGCATGCGTTCCAAACCTGG GGAGGAACCAACTGATCCATTTCACTATCTACAACTAGATCCCCCAAAGCGAGAAGTGCAGCTTGA TATATTTATTTGGATGGTATGTAACTTGGGTTTCACAGCCATGAACATGTCTTGTCTTCacaaagttttctttctttcgcAGTTCCTGCTCTCAATTGTCTCAGTATCATGCCTCATTGAAACCCTGAAACAGAATCTGGGTGGTGATCCTTCTCTATTTCCCAGCAACTTCCTCTTTGGGACTGCATCTTCTTCTTATCAG TTTGAAGGTGCATTTCTGAATGATGGTAAAGGTTTGAACAATTGGGATGTTTTCTCTCATGAACCAG GTAACATAAGGGATGGCAGTACTGGAGATATTGCTGTGGATCATTATCATCGTTACTTG GAAGACATAGATCTAATGGTCTCTCTTGGAGTCAACAGCTACCGATTCTCAATTTCATGGGCAAGAATTCTACCCG AAGGGAGATTTGGAGAAGTGAATGCAGCTGGGATTGACTACTATAACAAGCTCATTGATGCTCTTGTGCTCAAAG GGTTGGAACCATTTGTAACATTGACTCACTTCGACATTCCCCAAGAACTTGAGGATACATTTGGAGGTTGGCTGAGTCCCAAATTACA gGAGGAGTTTAGATACTATGCAGACATCTGCTTCAAAACCTTTGGAGACAGGGTGAAGTACTGGGTTACCTTCAATGAACCTAACATCCAAGTTACAGCTGGTTACCGTAGTGGCAGCTATCCACCATCTCGCTGCTCGAGCTCTTATGGCAACTGTACCTATGGGGACTCAGAGAAGGAACCCTTTGTTGCAGCCCATAACATCATCCTATCTCATGCTACAGTTGTTGATATATACAGAAGACAATACCAG gaaaaacaagGAGGTAGCATTGGGATTGTATTGCATGCTAAGTGGATTGAACCCTTCAGCAACTCCACAGCAGACAAGTTAGCTGCTGATAGAGCTCAATCCTTCTTTATGAACTG GTTCTTGGACCCAATTATATTTGGAAGATATCCTGAAGAGATGAATACAATTCTTGGATCCATTTTACCAGAATTTTCATGCAACGATAGGAAGAAACTGAATAAGGCATTAGATTTCATTGGCATCAACCACTACACTAGCTTGTACGCCCAGGACTGCATTTTCTCCTTGTGTGAACCTGGAAAAGGAGCCTCCAGGACAGAAGGATTCTGTCGACAAACTCCAGAAAAGGATGGTGTCTCCATTGGAGAATCA ACTGCATTGGCCTGGCTCCATGTTTACCCACAAGGAATGGAGAAAATGGTTACCTATGTAAAAGAGAGATACAGTGGTATACCCATGTTCATTACAGAAAATG GGTACGTTGATGAGAATGATCCTAATTCCACCATTGAAGAATTTCTTTATGATGTCAAAAGAGTGGAGTACATGGCTGCCTACTTAGATGCACTATCGACAGCTGTAAG AAAAGGAGCAGATGTGAGGGGGTATTTTGCCTGGTCCTTGCTTGACAACTTCGAGTGGACATACGGATATACAAAAAGGTTTGGGCTACACCATGTTGATTATGGCACACTGAAGAGAACTCCAAAATTATCAGCTACTTGGTACAAATTATTCATTGCAAGGTACAGCTTAGTCAAAACCCTAATTGTCAAAGAACAATAA
- the LOC100265882 gene encoding uncharacterized protein LOC100265882 codes for MSSRPVPRRESPWGTPEGEHRQPKAHRCNDRAEDVIQACFEGNPFKTVPGPFKLFWQCMRSKPGEEPTDPFHYLQLDPPKREVQLE; via the exons atgagtagTCGACCAGTGCCGAGGAGAGAGAGCCCATGGGGAACACCAGAGGGAGAACATCGTCAACCCAAGGCCCATCGCTGCAACGATCGCGCCGAGGATGTTATTCAA GCTTGTTTTGAAGGAAACCCATTTAAGACAGTACCAGGTCCTTTCAAGCTCTTCTGGCAGTGCATGCGTTCCAAACCTGG GGAGGAACCAACTGATCCATTTCACTATCTACAACTAGATCCCCCAAAGCGAGAAGTGCAGCTTGAGTAA